Proteins encoded in a region of the Dreissena polymorpha isolate Duluth1 chromosome 6, UMN_Dpol_1.0, whole genome shotgun sequence genome:
- the LOC127833392 gene encoding uncharacterized protein LOC127833392 isoform X2 — MSNLVAIVSTLAGSVLVHLCLGSYYIFGNVSPYMISYLRNRTSEHTLRNEENIWIPTTATVLSSVATTLGGVLTAKVGVRITVALGSAIMCIGVGLTYFTLQMSLPWVCVTYGLINNFGNSLAYGPPAQNAVGWIPKRPTFAVGLIVCGFGGGAFIFNQVVTAFINPDNISPDLVDKYGDRYFTNKEVLDRVPYTFLLLAGIYFVMCVESTGCCGFRQVDDIGEINKTDSLSMQVTKKEPVRVVIKRILSNKNAWIWVTIMFILFSGMQFANSFYKAYGQTFIYDDHFLALVGSIASIFNCVFRPIWGLVMDKYGFETTVKMICALFTILSCTIMYTEKMHKIFFLLWIGSIYGSNCGIWAIGPSVLGKLFGVENMSLAIGFQFVGVSIGTIVGGFIGLNLQAVIGWHWLFIFAGGLGTVSFFITFFFDGRDTNGKKI, encoded by the exons ATGAGCAATCTCGTTGCCATAGTTTCTACACTCGCAGGGAGCGTTCTGGTGCATCTGTGCCTTGGGAGCTACTATATATTTG GCAACGTATCTCCGTACATGATTTCGTACTTGCGCAACCGGACGAGCGAGCACACATTACGTAACGAGGAGAACATATGGATCCCGACCACAGCGACCGTGTTGTCTTCCGTGGCCACGACTCTTGGAGGTGTCTTGACTGCTAAGGTCGGGGTCAGGATAACGGTCGCCTTGGGCAGTGCCATAATGTG CATTGGGGTAGGTCTGACGTATTTCACCCTGCAGATGTCACTTCCATGGGTCTGCGTTACGTACGGCCTCATCAACAACTTTGGCAACTCTCTAGCGTACGGGCCACCCGCTCAAAATGCCGTCGGG TGGATCCCCAAGCGGCCTACGTTCGCGGTGGGTCTGATAGTGTGCGGTTTCGGGGGCGGGGCTTTCATCTTTAACCAGGTCGTCACCGCCTTCATCAACCCCGACAACATCTCACCTGACCTCGTGGACAAATATGGCGACAG GTATTTCACCAACAAGGAAGTGTTAGACCGTGTTCCATACACATTCCTGTTGCTGGCCGGTATCTACTTCGTCATGTGTGTG GAGTCTACAGGGTGTTGTGGCTTCAGACAAGTTGATGACATTGGAGAAATAAACAAAACAGATAGTCTGTCAATGCAAGTAACTAAAAA GGAGCCAGTGAGAGTGGTGATCAAGAGGATCCTTAGCAACAAGAACGCCTGGATCTGGGTCACCATCATGTTCATCTTGTTCAGCGGCATGCAGTTTGCAAATAGCTTCTATAAG GCTTACGGTCAGACGTTTATTTACGATGACCATTTTCTCGCGTTGGTCGGTTCTATTGCGTCAATATTCAACTGCGTGTTCAGGCCCATCTGGGGACTCGTGATGGACAAATATGGATTTGAA ACCACTGTGAAGATGATCTGCGCACTCTTTACAATTTTGTCCTGTACCATCATGTACACAGAAAAGATGCACAAAATATTCTTCCTCTTGTGGATAGGCAGCATATATGGCAGCAACTGcg GTATATGGGCGATTGGTCCATCGGTGTTAGGTAAACTCTTCGGCGTGGAAAATATGTCCTTGGCAATAGGATTTCAATTTGTTGGTGTT TCCATAGGCACGATAGTTGGAGGATTTATCGGTCTCAACCTGCAGGCCGTCATAGGGTGGCACTGGCTGTTCATATTCGCTGGCGGTTTAGGAACTGTTT CATTTTTCATAACGTTTTTCTTTGATGGACGAGACACAAACGGCAAGAAAATATAG
- the LOC127833392 gene encoding monocarboxylate transporter 2-like isoform X1 has product MSNLVAIVSTLAGSVLVHLCLGSYYIFGNVSPYMISYLRNRTSEHTLRNEENIWIPTTATVLSSVATTLGGVLTAKVGVRITVALGSAIMCIGVGLTYFTLQMSLPWVCVTYGLINNFGNSLAYGPPAQNAVGWIPKRPTFAVGLIVCGFGGGAFIFNQVVTAFINPDNISPDLVDKYGDRYFTNKEVLDRVPYTFLLLAGIYFVMCVVGILMIIPAPKPGQESTGCCGFRQVDDIGEINKTDSLSMQVTKKEPVRVVIKRILSNKNAWIWVTIMFILFSGMQFANSFYKAYGQTFIYDDHFLALVGSIASIFNCVFRPIWGLVMDKYGFETTVKMICALFTILSCTIMYTEKMHKIFFLLWIGSIYGSNCGIWAIGPSVLGKLFGVENMSLAIGFQFVGVSIGTIVGGFIGLNLQAVIGWHWLFIFAGGLGTVSFFITFFFDGRDTNGKKI; this is encoded by the exons ATGAGCAATCTCGTTGCCATAGTTTCTACACTCGCAGGGAGCGTTCTGGTGCATCTGTGCCTTGGGAGCTACTATATATTTG GCAACGTATCTCCGTACATGATTTCGTACTTGCGCAACCGGACGAGCGAGCACACATTACGTAACGAGGAGAACATATGGATCCCGACCACAGCGACCGTGTTGTCTTCCGTGGCCACGACTCTTGGAGGTGTCTTGACTGCTAAGGTCGGGGTCAGGATAACGGTCGCCTTGGGCAGTGCCATAATGTG CATTGGGGTAGGTCTGACGTATTTCACCCTGCAGATGTCACTTCCATGGGTCTGCGTTACGTACGGCCTCATCAACAACTTTGGCAACTCTCTAGCGTACGGGCCACCCGCTCAAAATGCCGTCGGG TGGATCCCCAAGCGGCCTACGTTCGCGGTGGGTCTGATAGTGTGCGGTTTCGGGGGCGGGGCTTTCATCTTTAACCAGGTCGTCACCGCCTTCATCAACCCCGACAACATCTCACCTGACCTCGTGGACAAATATGGCGACAG GTATTTCACCAACAAGGAAGTGTTAGACCGTGTTCCATACACATTCCTGTTGCTGGCCGGTATCTACTTCGTCATGTGTGTGGTTGGTATCCTCATGATTATACCAGCGCCTAAACCGGGACAG GAGTCTACAGGGTGTTGTGGCTTCAGACAAGTTGATGACATTGGAGAAATAAACAAAACAGATAGTCTGTCAATGCAAGTAACTAAAAA GGAGCCAGTGAGAGTGGTGATCAAGAGGATCCTTAGCAACAAGAACGCCTGGATCTGGGTCACCATCATGTTCATCTTGTTCAGCGGCATGCAGTTTGCAAATAGCTTCTATAAG GCTTACGGTCAGACGTTTATTTACGATGACCATTTTCTCGCGTTGGTCGGTTCTATTGCGTCAATATTCAACTGCGTGTTCAGGCCCATCTGGGGACTCGTGATGGACAAATATGGATTTGAA ACCACTGTGAAGATGATCTGCGCACTCTTTACAATTTTGTCCTGTACCATCATGTACACAGAAAAGATGCACAAAATATTCTTCCTCTTGTGGATAGGCAGCATATATGGCAGCAACTGcg GTATATGGGCGATTGGTCCATCGGTGTTAGGTAAACTCTTCGGCGTGGAAAATATGTCCTTGGCAATAGGATTTCAATTTGTTGGTGTT TCCATAGGCACGATAGTTGGAGGATTTATCGGTCTCAACCTGCAGGCCGTCATAGGGTGGCACTGGCTGTTCATATTCGCTGGCGGTTTAGGAACTGTTT CATTTTTCATAACGTTTTTCTTTGATGGACGAGACACAAACGGCAAGAAAATATAG